TCCACACTTGCaataacacacaaacatctcTTTCCTTCACAAACTCTCTTTTGATTAAAGACTTCTTGTTTCTTAGTAGTGGATGTCGGACATGAACTCAAAACTGTGTTGAGAGAAAAAGTGTGtaatattgaaagaaaaacaaaaaaccatgaAGATAAGGAGAGAATGAAGATAGAAAAGAGAGAATAATTGTCTGACTGACTAAAGAAGTACTGATAGTTAATGGGCTGAAGACTAAACCACGATGAACTAtgtttactgtacagtatgttctGTTTCATTGCAAGTTCAAATCTGTACTTCCATGACCTTAAACGTTTTATCAAAAGTACAAAGCTTAATATAAAAGCACACATTCTTTGAACTATTGAACTGCAATATTTTTAACTTGCTAGTATTTTCAtactattaaaaacatatttgataatatttgcaaatgtcaggttgaaatgaaatgatttataGAACTATGTGTATGTGTAGAATAGAGAAAACATTTGACCCCTCTGTGACTCTCCTTGTTGTAGAACAAGAAGCCAAAATCATACATAGACCAAAACACAGCTGATACTGGGCTAAAGAAACAGCTTCAAGATGCCCTTCTTCCTCACAAAGAGCGAAAGTGAGACACACAGACAAGGAAAGAATGCAAGACTGGCAGCAGCTCACCAGTTCTGTAGATAAAGTTGGCTTCTGCTTCAGAAGAAGACGGTGACAGCAGGTCTTCATCATACTCATTAGAGCTGAAAGAGCCTGAGTGGTTCCTCCTCCGTGCGTCCATTACACCGTTAGCCACCATTACGTGGCGGAGCGAGTCGTTAAGGTAACGGTGCAACAGACTGCTCTTGTATTTAGGTGGCGACACGTAGTCATCAGACAATGAGGCGTCTGCAGCAGCTCGAAGACCCGCACCCACAGCGCCACCTTCCTTCTTGATGACGCTCTGGTACATCGGCTTGCTGAACTCCCCGACCTGGGCCCGTGCTGCTGGGTCACCATCTGGATGTGATGCAGAATACATACAAATATGTCAATACACATTTGAGaagacatttgaaaaaataaaaaagaactgaaCTATAAAACGTCAATATTTTGATCTCCTGCCCTTTACGCCATCTCAGCAGGGAGCGAAACggtcacattttcatttaatcaccCTTCTCTTCTGCATGACCCCTCCAGCACATTGAAAACTCTTGACTGGATTACACTCCTTGAAAACATGGGCCTCCCAACTGCAAGTGAGTGTGTCCTATCAAATTTGGTGCTGAGAGACTGATTACTGCTACAGAGGCTGAAGCAGAGAAGAGCTAAACCTAGAATGGCATTACTTGAgaaagtatgaaaataaaataaaattataaaataatgttcaagATTTCAagattcaaatatatttacaaaagattcaatacagaaatgcaaaatatgaaatatttaaaatatgcatgtgataaaatgaacaaaatcaaggcaaaacaaacaagcaagcaaaaaGACAGCtattctactgttcaaaagtttggtggtttggtaattttctttttaaaaattaatacttttatttaattaaaattgatcaggagtgacagtaaagaaatgtataatgttacaaaagatttgtaaaatgttaaatgctgttcttttgaactttctattaatcaaagaattcaaataaaacgtatcacagtttccaaaaatattaaggagcaactaattgagcagtaaatcagcatatttgaatgatttgtgaagaatcgtgtgacattgaagactggagtaatggctactgaaaatctCACTTTTCCATctcaggaaaaaaattacattttagaacagATTAAAATATTTGAGTATTTAATGGTATaatcgattaatcacatccaaaataaaagtttttgtttacataatatatgcgtgtatgctgtgtatatttattatgtatatataattacaaacacatgcatgtatacatttaagaaaaaaatatgttatgtttattttgaatattaaatatatttatgtataatatgaaatgtaatgatataaatatataaatgtatatacgtgtaaatattttcagaatatatactgtatgtgtgtgtatttatatatgcatattttcacagtacacatacatatagtatgtaaacaaaaacttttattttggatgcgattaatcgcgattaatcatttgacagcactaattaatatattttaaattgtgataactTTATAAGAGGTTTCTCTAgagatttaaagaaataaaacttttgaatggtagtaaacagaaaacaaagagtTTTATTAGGACCACTGGATTGCTTTGactatattgatttttatttatctacTCTCACACAGTATCAGCTTTAGTTCTAGACTGAAATGTAAATGCAACAACCGTATGATGTCCATTAATCATGGTATGGAGTTGTCtgttatttttgccaaaatactGAAAACCGCAAGGACATGTCAAGAGATAAATAACTTTGGTAGAACTGCAAGTGATAAATCGTCTGATTTCATTTTGgtaacaaaaccaataaaagtattaactttcTCATCAACAGGGGAAAAAAACTCTTCGGACATTCCGATGTCATATCTCAGCCTTGGAGAGAGTGTGTTCAGTTGATCTTTCCGTTCCGTTGATCATTCTGTAAAAAACACCCAATCATTCATCTCTTGTTATTTGCTCAGCCACCTGTAGTCCCATCAGTGATTCATTAAAGAACATAAATAAGAGACACTGACTTGTTTTATTACTGGACAATTTGTGAgactttgtttgttcatttttgaaagaaaactacCAGGGGCATTACTATTGATTGTAATACAACAGAATGGAAGGTCCAAaatgttttctcccttttgacATTGTCTAATGTCACAATTACCGAAGTTAATACTTTTGTTGCAGAATAAAATTAGACCATTTATTACTTGAAGTTCCAGCATTGCTATTTATCTCTTGACTTGTCCTTGTGGTCTTTAACCCTCATTTTGCCTCATCACATGTATGTCTTTAGTCAAATCTATATAAACTTCAGCAATTTAATTTATAACTAAGTGTGTtgattctttgtttgttttgatttattcatttaagaaAACCACATTACtttttggattattatttttttccccagtgtatCAGAACCACATTGCTCACTCCACATCCTAGAAgtcaacattttttaaagattgttttagAGCACACTAAACCTTGACAACCATTCCATAATGTAGGAAACAAAGGTAAACACACTGGAGTTCACACAAACGCAATATTTCCTAGGATACGGGGTTAGGATTGCGTGAGTGAATGCCTCCTAAGTGAGCTAGGATTTCACTTCAAGGCTCTATCTTGACTCAAATGTGTGAAGAGTGCGTCTGAAGCTCAGATCTTCTGTAGCACGTAATTACTGAGCTCAGACACGGGAACGACAGACCTGATGAAACGTCTGTGCAACAAAGTGTACCCTCTAAACAACTAGACATTTCATATGCATAGTAAACAACTTGTATGATGTTACATGATGTTCTAGTTATAGCATAATCACGGCTCACAATATGTGGGTGTATCTTACTGAAAACGGGTCACAGAATCAACCCCAACATCaaaggaaataaacaaaaaaggcatattttaatttttacagctAAACAGCTCTCCTCTCACTTCTGTACATATACATAAACCAGTACAACACTGAATATTGAGGGTCAATGAGCTTAACTgccatttaaaatgttgattttttaaaatgtttttatagattaataatgtattatttactcGACCGTGAGAATATAATCTTTCTATGCTTTTCTCTATGCATATTCTGATCAAGAGCTAATACAAAACTGTAGTGAAAGACATATGTTTTCCTctggaaatgtttaaaaagtgaattttctatgaaaaatttttttaaagaaaaaaggtttaGCACATCAAAACTTTTACCGATATAACAACACAACTAGTTATCAACACACTTTTATAAGTGTTGacaaaatcatttttgattttaaGTTCTGTGCATAAATTCTATGAAACGTTTAGATTTGATAATGAGGGAATTTGAGGTCAAAGGTTAAGCTAGGCTGCTGACACAGTTTCTGTGTCGTTTTTCAGTGTAAGAAAAAAGGAAGTTATTTGTAGGATGAGACAGATGTGAGAGGCACAGACTGGGCATTCCTCTTCTAACCACAGCGTGTGTGTCCTCATCCAAGACATCTAATCAAGGCACCAAAtacagagtgtgtgtttggaggtCACTGTTAAGCACAGGGGATGTTAAGTGTTATGACTGAATGTCTCATTGTGTACGGATGCTTATGTTGAGTGATGCAGCCAAGAAACATGCATCAGCCAGCAACATCCCTGTAGTAGTAACGCCTTAGCGTGTGAATTAGAGCGtgaaagagaaggaaaagagaaaacttTTGATAGTTAGTTaggatgtttttgtgtttgtgcatgtaagCACAAGATTGTGTGCGAGTGTTAGTGGTTGAGTCCTGACGCCCCGTTGTGGTGTGTTAATCACAGCGTGCATGACTGTCTGTAAGCCTACGCGTCTGTCCGGTTAACTTAAACACAGAGGAGGATGCACACACAAGCGCTGCTCTCGACATACCCCGACCCTGATTTATGGCTCGGCTGCTATACGATGCTATAAAAATGTTTGGAGTGTTGCACTGACTGCGTTGTAATAAAACATCCATGTTTAACGTCCTGTCTGGTCTCTTTCAGCTACATGCAGAATAAAACCCCAAACAGTTTCTTATAAATACCGCAACACTTCATACCACACAGATTTAGCACCAGGATAGGTGAATTtgtttgtgcttgtttgttttaaagagcGGTTTTACTTGCACTGTGTGTATACACTCAACCAGTGATGAATAGTGTTTATTGCAATATCTGTGCAACACATGTTGTACATGTCTGACTACATCTGTTCAttagtttactcaccctcacctTTCTAGAACGAAAACTATTAGGGACATTAATCATTAATCACTAATACAATTCCAAGGAAAAGgcagaataaaaacagaataaatcataTATCATTACTGTTATTTATCTCTTGACTTGTCCTTGTTGTTTTCAGCACACCTTTTGTCTTGAAACCTATATAATCATCGACTTAAACTCTCAAGTCCACACAATGAAACAGAATTGGActccaatgactttcattgtatggaccaaCATATTTTTGTGATTggcagaagaaagaatgtcatacgggtgagtaaatcatgacaggattctaattttgtgtgaactattcctttaggggtatgtgtgtgtgtgaatgttgcaactgtttttgtccatacattgaAAGACAGTGAGGTCCAAACCAACATTAGACCCCAACATTAGACCtatattatatggacaaaaaacacagacatattttaaaagattttaaaaggtGTTCgatagaagaaagaaaatcataatgGGCTGGAATAACATGACGGTGCATAAATCACaggtgttttatttttgggtgaactatccctttaagtgtgcaTTTCATCACCACAAACATTGTGGGCAACCAAGTAGTGAGTTTTTCAGTGACAGATTGTTAAACTTTACATTTAGTCCTTGACATCCTTGGTTTTAGCATCACAGTCAACcttctgtgagtgtgagtgtgtttttggtaAGTGTCCATAAGGGCACTGCAAGAATAATTAGGCTCGGTTGTTTTTACACGTGTGATCGTGTGTGCAAGCATGAGCAAGTTTCGTACCATCAGAGCAGGAGTCATCGCTGCTGACGCTAAGTCTTTCCGCGTTGCCCTGGACGTATTTGTTGTAGAGTTTGATCCTAAGAGCCCAACTCAAATCAGGCTGCCTAACTGTGTTCTTCAGCCGCCGTCGAGCATTGGCAAACCAGTTAGACACCTGAGAAAAGAGGGAGGGTGTTGGAATGGTACTGAGGAAAGAATGACCaataaataaaaggaattatAAATTGTCATAAAAGAcacaaaagatttgtttattattgATTCAGTTTTTCTCTACTACTGTCTTCCATACatagatgtgtgtgtttggactAAAAGCTCCATatactgctttatttatggggaaactatgaaaactattaaaaatagcagGCTGATGCCACACGCAGATATCCCAGGAACACTGTGAATGTAACATCACATTAAGTCTTCTTCAACTGAGACGATGACGACCTGGGTGCTTATTCTGGCCTCTGCCACTCTCACCTAATAATATTCCTTTTCCTCTGCCCGACGTCTGTCtttttgcaataaaaacaatatttaaccCAGCCTTCTCCATTTCACAGAGACCAGAGACCATCAGATGTTATACTAGGAAAACTTTTCATGCCCGATACACTTCAAGCCACTTATGACAGGCattgtgctttaaaaatgttattcaagCTCTAAGTTTCCTGACCTCTGCTTTATATAAAGTTCTCAAAGAGCAAAAGCCATATTTTTCACTTTAAGCTGGTCAACGGAGGCCAGTTTTTGAAGGAAGCATTGAGTACTCTAGCAATGAGAAAAGTTCGGGTGTATTCTTAAGTCTAGAGATGTTCAAGATTTGTTCAGTCACGTAAGATTATTTATGCAATGAAATTGAGCATAAGTTTTGGGtttgtaagtcttttttttaccatattgcAGTGACGTCTActcacattttttaacaaatgggTCCTTTTCATGAATATTAGAACCAGATTGAAGGGTCATCCAGAATAGCATCTTCAGGCTGGAccaatttttaacaaatttagaGAGTTTATGTCTTCATGCATatacagagacacagacagagacagatatgtacacacaaactgacaCTCAGCCCGGACTGGAAAACACATATGTGAAGAGTTAAACACAGGCCATGTctctgaatttttatatatatttattggttaaacaataaaaaaagaaaaccttcacTAGAGTTGGTTGCAACTTATGTTTGGAATGAACACCTGCATTTTCATCTCAATGTAaaagaaaactgtcattttaataatCCTTCTGTCAGGAACTAGTAGCTCTTGGTAGCACGTGTATGGAAAAGTTGTGGAAAATGAACTTACTCACCTGCACAAGTGTCATTTGTGAGCCAAGCGCAAGAAGGATTTTCTCTGTTTTAGTGGGGTACGGATTGTCCCGGTGTTTGTAGAGCCACTGTTTCAAAGGCCTGGCCATGTCTTGCAGAGCTTGCCGTTTATGCCGTACCTTTCCTGGGTTCTGACGAgacctgtggagaaaaacaagcCAACACAAGCCGCATAAACCTCATGACAATTACACAAGACTTCAGAATGGGCACTCATGTGGAGAAATTCCATAGGATTGATTTATTACAGATTTTCCACAGtgagaaaagtatttttaattctttGGGGGCATTCTTGCGGCCTTCTGTTTTATCACTAAGAAATGTCAGGAAAATAATCgacaaaatatattgtaaatacattGAAGAATTaacagaataaattaaatgtttattattattattattttgattatcaaTATGAAATAACAACCACCTTCATCTACAACTGACATTCAATGAGCAGACCAATGACCTCGAGGTAAACGTTTAgaactttttgttaaaaaaaaaaattaagtaaaaaatacaagcaatgtttaaaagaaaacatctaaaaatgtTATGTTCAATTTTAAGAGATTCTGTAAGGGTTAAATATTCTTACATGAGAGCCTAATTAACACTCATGCTCTGTAAAACCAGCATCATGCTATAATTAACTCTCCCAGTGAGGGTTTTTCATTCAAAATCAGTTCACAGTCCGGCTGCAAAAAACAATAACGGTGCACTGAAATAGCTCCATGTTATCCAACATCTGCACAATGACACATGTGCTATGTATTCCTCTAAAGACTGGAATcggttgaaaaaagaaaaaaaaaaaatctgcaaatatgcacaacaaaatgtatacaaattctGACAGTCACTTTTATTCTCAATCCATGTTAAGCAtcacactttttaaaacaaaggtTCTTTAATGGTTCCTCTTTCATCAGGAACCAATACAGGTTCTTTAGATCAACGCATTGGTTTCAGCAGGCGGttctccagagagagagagaaaaaaagttctttgtaaaactttaaaatgctcTCCTGTAGCATCGGCCCGTACGTCAGCTTTTCTTCtaattggaacctttattttcaagagagAACAGAATCTGGTTATTTAAACCTGTAGATGTCAGTATGGCGCTGTTATATCACCTTGATATCTTCCAAAAACCTGACTGCACATTTAACATATTTTCCCCAACGCTCCGAGGTTCATGTTCAGCAAATATTTTCCTTGTAACCCAGAACTGTATTAACAACCTAAAGAAGTTTTTTCCCTCCCTGTTCTCGATATCGGCGACACACACctctgtatttatattaataattttcattagcAGTGATATTCCCCTTGAGGCGAGCAGCGCGGCTATAGTGTTATCCTATTGGCTCCGCTTACACGCGCAAACGGACCTTCAGTAAGCGCGAGCCAGACGCACCCGCAGCGGAGGATGAAGCACTGTGTTGTCTGCAAATAGAAAACAGGCTGGGGTAAACAGCTTGGGGCGGCGAGGCTGAACGCGCTGGGTTCGGAGGGCAAATAAGGGATGACATGGTTTCTTCTTGCGCCCTCACTACAAAAATATTCGTGATTGACTGGACCACACATACAGTTGaaggaaatgtttatttattagaaacagGCCTGGACGTGTTTTAAATTTGCTACCGAACACGAATGACCTCATGTACCCCAACGACAAGCCCCTTCTAATTCAGCACCATCGACAGCGACTTAATTGAATTGTGAATATTAATTTCCTGCAATTCTCTTTCTGAAACCTCAACGTATCCTAGATAAGAAGAAGGCGAGCAGGCTGTAAATTCAAACCAT
This region of Cyprinus carpio isolate SPL01 chromosome B12, ASM1834038v1, whole genome shotgun sequence genomic DNA includes:
- the LOC109076785 gene encoding homeobox protein Mohawk-like isoform X2 — translated: MNTIVFNKLNSQVLFEEKANEVERSSRNYLEVIDGQHPDLLASSPVIKDSSAIRHRRSGSRQNPGKVRHKRQALQDMARPLKQWLYKHRDNPYPTKTEKILLALGSQMTLVQVSNWFANARRRLKNTVRQPDLSWALRIKLYNKYVQGNAERLSVSSDDSCSDDGDPAARAQVGEFSKPMYQSVIKKEGGAVGAGLRAAADASLSDDYVSPPKYKSSLLHRYLNDSLRHVMVANGVMDARRRNHSGSFSSNEYDEDLLSPSSSEAEANFIYRTETLEHGSNKSDSMQKEKGQRKDETYWREINAAMALTNLAQPKDTATAATTSCIIQKSSHIAEIKTVKVPILHKY
- the LOC109076785 gene encoding homeobox protein Mohawk-like isoform X1, translated to MNTIVFNKLNSQVLFEEKANEVERSSRNYLEVIDGQHPDLLASSPVIKDSSAIRHRRSGSRQNPGKVRHKRQALQDMARPLKQWLYKHRDNPYPTKTEKILLALGSQMTLVQVSNWFANARRRLKNTVRQPDLSWALRIKLYNKYVQGNAERLSVSSDDSCSDDGDPAARAQVGEFSKPMYQSVIKKEGGAVGAGLRAAADASLSDDYVSPPKYKSSLLHRYLNDSLRHVMVANGVMDARRRNHSGSFSSNEYDEDLLSPSSSEAEANFIYRTETLEHGSNKSDRSMQKEKGQRKDETYWREINAAMALTNLAQPKDTATAATTSCIIQKSSHIAEIKTVKVPILHKY